GCAATTGCATGATGCCCATCACAAGCCACGCGTTATGCTGATGGTATCGAAGATAGGCCATTGCCTGAATGATTTGCTGTTCCGCTACAAGAGCGGTTTGCTGCCTGTAGAAATTAAGGCCATCGTCTCGAACCACACTGATTTTTATCAACTGGCAGCCAGCTACAATATTCCTTTCCATCATCTGCCACTGGCAGCTGGCGCAACGGCAGAAGCCAAACAGGCGCAGGAACAAAAGGTATTGGATATTGTCGCCAGTAATGATATTGAACTGGTGGTACTTGCCCGTTACATGCAGATATTGTCACCGCAATTATGTGATGCGCTGAAAGGCAAGGCCATCAATATCCACCATTCTTTCCTGCCTAGCTTCAAGGGCGCAAAGCCTTATTACCAGGCGCATGAGCGTGGCGTCAAACTGATAGGTGCGACAGCTCACTTTGTGACAGGTGATCTCGACGAAGGCCCGATTATTGAACAAGATGTGGAACGTGTTGATCATTCCATGGAGCCAGAAACCCTGACAGCCATAGGCCGCGATGTGGAATGTGTGGTGCTGGCGCGTGCCGTCAAATGCTTTGTCGAGCACCGCATTTTGTTGAATGGTCATAAAACGGTGGTGTTCAAGTAATGGCACTCAAATCCATCATTTATAAAGCCGACCTTAATATCTCGGACATGGACCGTGGCTATTACGCGGACCATAGCCTTACGATTGCCCGTCATCCGTCGGAAACCGATGAGCGCATGATGATACGCGTGCTTGCTTTCGCCATTCATGCGGCTGAACGCCTGGAATTTGGTAAGGGCATATCAGATACGGAAGAACCTGATATCTGGCTCAAGGATTACACCGACGCCATACAGTTATGGATAGAAGTCGGCCAGCCAGATGATAGACGCTTGTTAAAGGCTTGTGGTCGTTCTGAGCAAGTCATCGTCTATAGTTTTGCCAGCGCCAGTGACATCTGGTGGAAGGCAATGAATAGCCGCCTTGATCGCGCCAAAAACTTGCGCGTCATGAATGTGCCTTCAGCGCAAAGCCAGGCACTGGAAAAACTCGCGCAACGCAATATGCAATTGCAATGCACGATACAGGATGGACAAATCTGGATGTCAGCCGGAGATGCCTCCGTACAAATTGACCTGGAAGTTCTTAAAGAGTTTGCCTGAATGCGTTTGTCTGAATGCATAGGCAGTCGTGACAATAACCTGAACTTGTTACGCATAGTCGCCGCACTGGCCGTGCTGGCAGGGCATAGTTTTGCCTTGCTGGCACAGCCAGAGCCCTGGGGTGCGCTGACGGGCATGACGCCTGGCTCTATCGCGGTAGATGTATTTTTCATCGTCAGTGGCATGCTGGTGACGGGCAGTTTGATGAACAAGCAAAGTGTGATTGACTATGTCTGCGCACGGGCGTTGCGCATCTTTCCAGCACTGATATGCATGTTGCTGCTGACAGTATTTGTACTTGGACCTTCCTTCACCAGCTTGCCTCTGACAGAGTATTTGTCTGCTGCCGGGACATGGCAATACCTGTTCAAGTGCGCAAGCCTCTTGTCTGGCGTGAGTTATGTCTTGCCTGGTGTCTTTGCACAGAATCCCTATCCAAATGCAGTCAATGGTTCACTCTGGACCATGCCTTATGAAATCAAGATGTATCTGCTGCTGCTGGTATTCTGGTGTGGGCTGGTACTGCTGAAGAATAGGCGCCTGCAGATATTGAAGTATCTGATCATTGCCATTACTTTACTGGCAGCCTTACTGGTTTTTGCGCGCCATTTTTATTTGCAAGATGATAGCCAGTTCACCCGTTTGTTATTCATGTTTTTCTCTGGTGCCAGCCTGTTCATGTTAAAAGAAAAACTGCTGCTGACCCGGCGCTTCTTTTATCCTTTGCTGTTACTGGTACTGGCAGCAGCGTTCATCAACAAACCGGTATTCTTTAGCCTGTATCACCTGTTCATTGCCTATCTGGTAGTCTGTATTGCCTACTTGCCTGCAGGGTGGGTAAGGCGCTATAACAGCTTGGGAGATTATTCATACGGGGTGTATATTTACGCTTTTCCCGTGCAGCAGGCAGTTGCCGCCTTGTTTCCCGGCATTGTGGTGTGGAGTATGGTGATAGCCTCAGGTTCTGTGACCATATTGCTGGCGATATTTTCTTGGCACAAGATAGAGAAGCCAGCCATGGCTTTGAAACCAGTAGTAATTGCACGGCTGCGTAATTATTTGCCGTTTTAAGACTGGAATTCAGTTTCGCTAATTCAATCAGCTGACTGAGATACATGGGCGGACTGACAAGCAGCTTCTGCCCAGTGTAATGGTGGAGGAAGTCTGCTGACACTGAACTCCAGATGCAATACCCGACGTTGAATAGCGAGCTTTGCCTTGTCGGATGCATGGAGTAACAAGGGTTTCATCAATAACATATCGCCCGCTCGCATAGCACAAGTCTCGTGCATGGCAGTCTGGCTAATGTCCAGGACCTGGCTCTCGCTAAGTTTGCCAGATTGATGGCTGCCTGCGATGACTTTCAGTGCAGCGTTCTCAGCACCAGCATCATCGAGGGCAATGCGGCATGTCAGCATTGCTTCCAGCACTGCCGCTGGTGGTTCAACGTAATGCACATCTTTCTTGTAAGTCCATTTGCTGTAGCCAGCCAGTTCAGTTTTCTGGTTAACACAAATCGTCATATCCTGATGCCAGGACACCAGCCAATTATGATCAGCATTTTTATTGAAAAAGATGCTGCGCACTGTCTGGGCTCCTGCCATATTTGCAGCATTTAGCAGCGCATGCAGTTTGTCCCAGTTTAATGCGCGATGTATGGACGGATAATTTTGCAATACCTGACGCACACCATATTGATCAGAAATGGACTGGCAGGCTTGCCGCAATCGCTGTAATTCAGGCTCATCCAGAAAGCCCGGCAAGATGACAAAACCCTGGCTGGCCAGGGTTTCTGCGATGCCTGAAGCTTTGTGATGCATTAAGCCTGCAAGACTTTTTTCAGCCACAGGCTGATGTCATCCACTTCTTCAGGACAAACGGAATGCGGCATCATGTATTCATGCCATTCCACCTGATAGCCCAGTTCTTTCAGCAGATCGCGCGATTGTTCGGCACGCTGTATCTGGATGACGTTATCGCCACGGCCATGGGCCTGGAAGATGGGCGTATTTTGGTTCGCCGCATGGCGTTCTTCGATAATCACGTCACGCAAGGGCACATAGCCAGACAGGCACAGCAAGCCAGCCAGTTTTTCGTGATAACGCAGACCAGTCTGCAAAGTCATGGCGCAACCTTGAGAAAAACCAGCCAGGATGATGCGCTCAGACGGTATGCCGCGTGCATTTTCGCGGGCGATCAATTGCTCTATGCGTTTTTGTGACAGGCGTAAGCCAGCTTCATCTTCACGCTTGGCGATATCCGTACCGAGGATATCGTACCAGGAGCGCATGACATAGCCACCATTGATAGTGACTGGCATGGTCGGCGCATTCGGGAAGACGAAACGTATGCCAGGGTTGCCACGCAAATCCAGTTCTCTGACGATGGGGACAAAATCATTTGCATCTGCACCCAGGCCATGCATCCATATGATGGCAACGGTCGGGTTAGGTGCGCTTTCCAGCTCTACGGTTTCTAAAATATCTTGTGTCATGATGATTTTCGGGGAGAAGAAAAATAAGCTGCCAGTTTGACCGACAGCAACAGCAGGCCACAGGGTAGCCAGACGGTCAGTAGTTCAGATTGTATTACACGCCAGCCGCGTGCTGTCAGAAAGCGATTTACGCCTATCGGTGATACCTCAATGAATTGCCAAGGGAAGAA
This is a stretch of genomic DNA from Undibacterium sp. KW1. It encodes these proteins:
- the purU gene encoding formyltetrahydrofolate deformylase, yielding MSIRPEYILTLSCPDQRGIVHSVSGFLANHGCNIIDSAQFGDAQSATFFMRVHFAVEDSSVSDSALREEFAALGASMQMNWQLHDAHHKPRVMLMVSKIGHCLNDLLFRYKSGLLPVEIKAIVSNHTDFYQLAASYNIPFHHLPLAAGATAEAKQAQEQKVLDIVASNDIELVVLARYMQILSPQLCDALKGKAINIHHSFLPSFKGAKPYYQAHERGVKLIGATAHFVTGDLDEGPIIEQDVERVDHSMEPETLTAIGRDVECVVLARAVKCFVEHRILLNGHKTVVFK
- a CDS encoding YaeQ family protein, giving the protein MALKSIIYKADLNISDMDRGYYADHSLTIARHPSETDERMMIRVLAFAIHAAERLEFGKGISDTEEPDIWLKDYTDAIQLWIEVGQPDDRRLLKACGRSEQVIVYSFASASDIWWKAMNSRLDRAKNLRVMNVPSAQSQALEKLAQRNMQLQCTIQDGQIWMSAGDASVQIDLEVLKEFA
- a CDS encoding alpha/beta hydrolase — its product is MTQDILETVELESAPNPTVAIIWMHGLGADANDFVPIVRELDLRGNPGIRFVFPNAPTMPVTINGGYVMRSWYDILGTDIAKREDEAGLRLSQKRIEQLIARENARGIPSERIILAGFSQGCAMTLQTGLRYHEKLAGLLCLSGYVPLRDVIIEERHAANQNTPIFQAHGRGDNVIQIQRAEQSRDLLKELGYQVEWHEYMMPHSVCPEEVDDISLWLKKVLQA
- a CDS encoding acyltransferase, with translation MRLSECIGSRDNNLNLLRIVAALAVLAGHSFALLAQPEPWGALTGMTPGSIAVDVFFIVSGMLVTGSLMNKQSVIDYVCARALRIFPALICMLLLTVFVLGPSFTSLPLTEYLSAAGTWQYLFKCASLLSGVSYVLPGVFAQNPYPNAVNGSLWTMPYEIKMYLLLLVFWCGLVLLKNRRLQILKYLIIAITLLAALLVFARHFYLQDDSQFTRLLFMFFSGASLFMLKEKLLLTRRFFYPLLLLVLAAAFINKPVFFSLYHLFIAYLVVCIAYLPAGWVRRYNSLGDYSYGVYIYAFPVQQAVAALFPGIVVWSMVIASGSVTILLAIFSWHKIEKPAMALKPVVIARLRNYLPF
- a CDS encoding phytanoyl-CoA dioxygenase family protein produces the protein MHHKASGIAETLASQGFVILPGFLDEPELQRLRQACQSISDQYGVRQVLQNYPSIHRALNWDKLHALLNAANMAGAQTVRSIFFNKNADHNWLVSWHQDMTICVNQKTELAGYSKWTYKKDVHYVEPPAAVLEAMLTCRIALDDAGAENAALKVIAGSHQSGKLSESQVLDISQTAMHETCAMRAGDMLLMKPLLLHASDKAKLAIQRRVLHLEFSVSRLPPPLHWAEAACQSAHVSQSAD